The following are encoded together in the Lathyrus oleraceus cultivar Zhongwan6 chromosome 3, CAAS_Psat_ZW6_1.0, whole genome shotgun sequence genome:
- the LOC127131688 gene encoding uncharacterized protein LOC127131688 yields MEAPRKSNVTYHFFDTKIGPLRQIKALITPDHVGLFRDTYGNILLMVEDLDASQRSLIHTCLQFYDPQLRCFTFQDFQLAPLLEKYAMTLGVPLQHCVPFNSDIPPQKHKDIAKDLHLEVFVVKENLSSKGGLSGFHLDFLVDKAEECAAQGNWEAVCALLALSVYGIMLFVNEPKFVSMSAIHIFLLKNPVPTLLGDFYFSVHNKNEKRRGRLVRCCASLFHKWLVGHLPNDDAFLNPHQARNWARRLVVLTAKDIRWCNQNTKGGDFVVSCGKYPNVPLLGMKGCINYNPILLRRQLGYALTHAPKDQDLVESFYFPVQDNLELVKQAAGAWRNIQTKGATVYGKCNNISSSQYDSWLRERARITLLPFPMGEPSDSVIVESVSMVEYNSLKQEKGKAYKLNAKLSEGLRKTLCAKKEAEREVQRLNELQRQSNEKIAEDADYIRKVCSGEDILKKACKAAKEQLGRAEYRLIERQQRWEELSDRRRQVEIEIRAENE; encoded by the coding sequence ATGGAGGCTCCCAGGAAGAGTAACGTGACCTATCATTTCTTCGATACCAAGATCGGCCCATTGCGTCAGATAAAAGCTTTgattactcctgaccatgtgggTTTATTCCGGGATACTTATGGCAACATCTTGCTTATGGTTGAAGACTTGGATGCTTCTCAGAGGAGTTTGATACATACTTGCttgcagttttatgatcctcagttgcgttgcttcacttttcaggattTCCAGTTGGCTCCTTTATTGGAAAAGTATGCTATGACCTTGGGTGTTCCCCTACAACATTGTGTCCCTTTCAACTCCGATATACCTCCTCAAAAGCATAAGGATATTGCTAAGGATCTTCATCTGGAAGTGTTTGTTGTGAAGGAAAATCTCTCTTCTAAGGGAGGTCTATCTGGTTTCCATCTGGATTTTTTGGTAGACAAAGCCGAGGAGTGTGCTGCTCAAGGAAATTGGGAGGCTGTGTGTGCTCTGTTGGCATTAAGTGTCTATGGTATTATGCTATTCGTCAATGAACCGAAGTTCGTGAGTATGAGTGCTATTCATATCTTTCTGCTAAAGAACCCGGTTCCCACCCTTCTTGGTGATTTCTATTTTTCGGTGCACAATAAGAATGAGAAGAGACGAGGGAGATTGGTCAGATGTTGCGCCTCATTGTTCCATAAGTGGCTCGTGGGGCACTTGCCAAATGACGATGCTTTTCTGAATCCGCATCAAGCCAGGAATTGGGCTAGAAGGTTGGTTGTCTTGACTGCTAAAGACATCAGATGGTGTAATCAGAATACCAAGGGTGGCGATTTTGTGGTTAGCTGTGGGAAATACCCCAATGTACCATTGTTGGGTATGAAGGGTTGTATCAACTATAACCCGATTCTTTTGAGAAGACAATTAGGGTATGCCTTGACTCACGCTCCTAAGGATCAAGATTTGGTGGAATCTTTCTACTTCCCAGTGCAAGATAATCTAGAATTGGTTAAGCAAGCTGCTGGAGCTTGGAGGAATATTCAGACTAAAGGTGCTACTGTCTATGGAAAATGTAACAACATCTCTTCTTCCCAGTATGATAGTTGGTTGCGAGAAAGAGCTCGGATTACTCTTCTACCTTTCCCTATGGGAGAACCATCTGATTCGGTTATTGTTGAGTCTGTCAGCATGGTTGAGTACAACAGTTTGAAGCAAGAAAAGGGAAAAGCATATAAGTTGAATGCGAAGCTGAGTGAAGGCCTCAGGAAAACTTTGTGCGCTAAGAAAGAAGCTGAGAGAGAAGTTCAAAGATTGAATGAGCTGCAAAGACAAAGCAATGAGAAGATTGCTGAAGATGCTGATTATATCCGTAAAGTCTGTTCAGGTGAGGATATACTGAAGAAAGCTTGCAAGGCTGCTAAGGAGCAGTTAGGAAGAGCTGAATATAGGCTTATTGAGCGCCAGCAAAGGTGGGAAGAATTGTCTGATCGCCGGAGACAGGTTGAGATAGAAATCAGAGCAGAAAATGAGTAG